A section of the Oncorhynchus tshawytscha isolate Ot180627B linkage group LG09, Otsh_v2.0, whole genome shotgun sequence genome encodes:
- the LOC112258719 gene encoding serotonin N-acetyltransferase-like — MTHQVSRSPFLKPFYTRTPVGGVIPRTQRRHTLPASEFRNLTPQDAISVFEIEREAFVSVSGECPLTLDEVLNFLSQCPELSLGWFEEGQLVAFIIGSGWGKERLEQEAMTQHIPETSAVHIHVLSVHRHARQQGKGSILLWRYLQYLRCVPGLRRALLACEEFLVPFYQKAGFKEKGPSAITVPNLTFQEMEYHIGGAAYARRNSGC, encoded by the exons ATGACACATCAGGTCAGCCGCTCCCCGTTCCTCAAGCCCTTCTACACCAGGACCCCGGTTGGTGGGGTCATTCCGCGAACCCAGAGACGCCACACACTCCCCGCCAGCGAGTTCAGGAACTTGACCCCACAGGACGCCATCAGCGTGTTCGAGATCGAGAGAGAAG CATTCGTCTCTGTGTCTGGTGAGTGTCCACTCACTCTTGACGAGGTGCTGAACTTCCTAAGTCAGTGTCCGGAGCTCTCCCTGGGCTGGTTTGAAGAGGGCCAGCTGGTGGCGTTCATCATCGGCTCAGGCTGGGGCAAAGAGAGACTGGAGCAG GAGGCCATGACCCAGCATATCCCAGAAACCTCGGCAGTGCACATCCATGTGCTGTCTGTGCACCGCCACGCTCGCCAGCAGGGTAAAGGATCCATCCTGCTGTGGCGCTACCTGCAGTACCTGCGATGTGTGCCAGGCCTCCGGAGGGCCCTGCTGGCCTGTGAGGAGTTCCTGGTTCCCTTCTACCAGAAGGCAGGCTTCAAGGAGAAGGGGCCTTCTGCCATCACCGTGCCCAACCTCACCTTCCAGGAGATGGAGTACCATATCGGCGGAGCGGCCTACGCACGACGGAACAGCGGCTGCTAG